A single region of the Chrysoperla carnea chromosome 5, inChrCarn1.1, whole genome shotgun sequence genome encodes:
- the LOC123301772 gene encoding transmembrane protein 183B, whose protein sequence is MSSGKRKSKGGKKTDRSLGDVTINDFANATVCKNRAKKSTTSVTTVVKHLVVESDTRAWDEKLEEFEGDFDFVREENEDGTESVVIKRTEQPTTATTRRRTKTESDETLRNIGGNQYPLDIWFLISEHIQPEDVGRFAGICQSTLAVVYSAKFWFNLYKRFYKSVPNMPERLQPECMVRLYGLRSSVIRALYYMYPPFVDKLKSPNIQNDPHDLTKRQCILMWHEKFKSQWLFYFKLKKIDSVHMSSRRPTGPREQPDLIEMLEDVSANQDENCRVLRVTCLHYMSTPIVLGMSLASVSLTLSQGLRHQRLKLSFCSSVVCSSGGMPVDSNNSSVVVLDPVVNIRVLDWWHPQYPHSGTTATHLINQE, encoded by the exons atgtccAGTGGAAAGCGGAAAAGTAAAGGTGGTAAGAAAACTGATCGAAGTTTGGGAG ATGTGacaataaatgattttgcgaaTGCAACAGTTTGTAAAAATCGtgcaaaaaaatcaacaacaagTGTTACCACAGTTGTGAAACATCTGGTTGTAGAAAGTGATACTCGTGCATGGGATGAAAAACTTGAAGAATTCGAGGGTGATTTTGATTTTGTCCGTGAAGAAAATGAAGATGGTACTGAAAGTGTTGTTATCAAACGTACCGAACAaccaacaacagcaacaacaagaCGTAGAACAAAAACCGAAAGTGATGAAACATTACGAAATATTGGTGGTAATCAATATCCGCTAGATATATGGTTTTTAATATCCGAACATATTCAACCAGAAGATGTTGGTCGTTTCGCGGGTATTTGTCAATCAACACTTGCCGTAGTTTATAGTGCgaaattttggtttaatttgtataaacgTTTCTATAAAAGTGTACCAAATATGCCCGAACGTTTACAACCCGAATGTATGGTTCGTTTATACGGGTTACGGTCATCTGTGATCCGTGCGCTGTATTATATGTATCCACCATTTGTAGACAAACTAAAATCGCCGAATATTCAAAACGATCCACATGATTTAACAAAACGTCAATGTATTTTGATGTggcatgaaaaatttaaaagtcaatggctgttttattttaaactaaagaaaattgATTCGGTACACATGAGTAGTAGACGACCAACTGGACCTAGAGAACAACCggatttaattgaaatgttaGAAGATGTTTCGGCAAATCAAGATGAAAATTGTCGTGTTTTACGTGTAACTTGTTTACATTATATGTCAACACCGATTGTTTTAGGTATGTCGCTAGCATCGGTTTCATTAACGTTATCGCAAGGTTTACGCCATCAACGTTTAAAATTATCGTTTTGTTCAAGTGTTGTTTGTAGTTCAGGTGGTATGCCAGTAGATAGCAATAATAGTTCGGTTGTTGTCTTGGATCCAGTGGTTAATATACGTGTTTTAGATTGGTGGCACCCACAGTATCCACATTCGGGTACTACAGCAACTCATTTAATTaatcaagaataa